From the Pseudarthrobacter sp. MM222 genome, one window contains:
- a CDS encoding FUSC family protein, with protein sequence MTTTEQAPEAGHPPLLRRLWRVLSGSVASALLWPRLQLAMKAALAAGIAFFIAPFMPGSAADYPYYAPLGALVAMYENVSGSMRQGVQTLVGLAIGIGLAFMLFSLGEPTPVTVAIVMGLGVILAGLPRIGSGSDWIPTAALLVLLVGGHDPDRFSFGYLVQMGAGVTVGIVVNLLVFPPLHFKAAALSIAELRLALSRQLADMATALKENWPPEHEDWSRRADSLAASARSVRLAVEKADASRRANPRRRLHPRDIDVDYRNLRDLEQVTFHVQDVTQVLSDVIWAEDTPFVVPDEFTAPLSAAMSAVSDVLRSPEEESPERQTELAGTAEAAVQELSRRMGAETVATEKPSAVESILLSLHRMLRVIRTSDA encoded by the coding sequence ATGACTACTACAGAACAGGCCCCCGAAGCCGGACACCCACCGCTGCTCCGGCGGCTCTGGCGGGTCCTGAGCGGCAGCGTCGCGTCGGCGCTCCTGTGGCCCCGGCTGCAGCTGGCCATGAAGGCGGCGCTCGCGGCCGGCATTGCATTCTTCATCGCCCCCTTCATGCCAGGCTCGGCGGCCGACTACCCCTACTACGCCCCACTCGGCGCCCTCGTGGCGATGTACGAGAATGTTTCCGGCTCGATGCGCCAGGGCGTGCAGACACTGGTGGGCCTGGCGATCGGAATCGGACTGGCGTTCATGCTCTTCAGTCTGGGCGAACCGACCCCCGTCACCGTCGCCATTGTGATGGGCCTGGGCGTCATCCTCGCTGGCTTGCCCCGGATCGGCTCGGGCAGCGACTGGATTCCGACCGCGGCGCTCCTGGTCCTGCTGGTCGGCGGCCATGACCCGGACCGGTTCTCTTTCGGATATCTGGTCCAGATGGGCGCGGGTGTCACCGTTGGCATCGTCGTCAATCTGCTGGTCTTCCCGCCGCTGCATTTCAAGGCCGCTGCCCTGAGCATCGCGGAACTTCGGCTGGCGCTTTCCCGGCAACTGGCGGACATGGCGACGGCCCTGAAGGAGAACTGGCCGCCGGAGCACGAGGACTGGTCACGCCGGGCCGATTCCCTCGCGGCATCGGCACGCTCCGTGCGCCTCGCGGTGGAAAAAGCGGACGCCAGCCGGCGGGCCAACCCCCGGCGCCGCCTGCACCCCCGGGACATAGACGTGGACTACCGCAACCTCCGGGACCTGGAGCAGGTGACGTTCCATGTGCAGGACGTGACCCAGGTGCTCTCCGATGTCATTTGGGCCGAGGACACCCCCTTCGTCGTGCCGGACGAATTCACCGCACCGCTTTCGGCCGCGATGTCGGCGGTAAGCGACGTGCTGCGCTCCCCCGAAGAGGAGAGCCCGGAGCGCCAGACCGAGCTGGCCGGGACTGCCGAGGCCGCCGTCCAGGAACTCAGCAGGCGCATGGGCGCAGAGACCGTAGCCACGGAAAAGCCCAGTGCGGTGGAATCGATCCTCTTGAGCCTGCACCGGATGCTCCGCGTAATCAGGACCTCTGACGCCTGA
- a CDS encoding M50 family metallopeptidase, whose translation MTNPLWDNPAGTWWDRIISGFSQSTLPHVTGTELALVVLLAVALSLPRATWRYFGLLATATHELGHAFAALMTGQRLGGIRLSLDHSGTTTTYSRGRLAAAWSTFWGYPVPAVVGAAMVWCGFNGWGPAAMSVGTLLLLASFVFIRNGAGLLITAAAVLAAALLVLFVPPDFTGHVMIVLGLALLVAAVRDLAKLANVHLRRRDRLPTSDAYLLSRTTSIPAVVWFALFAAVVAGAWWFAWQPMAQVLAALLGPGVPAA comes from the coding sequence ATGACGAATCCCCTCTGGGACAACCCTGCCGGAACCTGGTGGGACCGGATCATTTCCGGCTTCAGCCAGTCGACCCTCCCCCACGTCACCGGCACCGAGCTGGCTTTGGTGGTGCTCCTTGCCGTCGCGCTGTCGCTGCCTCGCGCTACCTGGCGCTACTTTGGCCTGCTGGCCACCGCGACCCACGAACTGGGCCACGCCTTCGCGGCCCTCATGACGGGCCAGCGCCTCGGCGGCATCCGGTTGAGCCTGGACCACTCCGGCACGACGACGACGTACAGCCGGGGCCGGCTCGCCGCCGCCTGGTCCACGTTCTGGGGTTATCCGGTGCCGGCCGTCGTCGGGGCGGCCATGGTCTGGTGCGGGTTCAACGGCTGGGGTCCGGCCGCGATGTCGGTTGGAACTCTGCTGCTGCTGGCATCCTTTGTGTTCATCCGCAACGGCGCGGGGCTGCTGATCACCGCGGCGGCCGTGCTGGCCGCGGCGCTCCTCGTACTGTTCGTGCCCCCGGACTTCACCGGCCATGTCATGATCGTCCTCGGCCTCGCGCTGCTGGTGGCCGCCGTCCGGGACCTCGCAAAGCTTGCGAACGTCCATCTGCGGCGCCGGGACCGGTTGCCGACGTCGGACGCCTATCTGCTTTCCCGCACCACCTCAATTCCCGCCGTCGTGTGGTTCGCGCTCTTCGCCGCCGTGGTGGCTGGCGCCTGGTGGTTTGCGTGGCAGCCGATGGCGCAGGTCCTCGCCGCGCTGCTGGGTCCGGGCGTTCCGGCGGCATAG
- a CDS encoding hemerythrin domain-containing protein, with translation MDGSAPLNGESLKTESLKTGPQITGPLSTGPPSADVPNRESGNAAARDAGGEASALEAVEKHHDSMLKRLDALVSVLTHAVKAGNAVAEHDAHGVLLEWCETELLPHALAEEGPLYGGVGRGPEGRLLVAALLAEHQAFVGLIEELRGANGVDAAVTAGAIRNIFAGHLDKENRLLLPLIVASPGLSLAQAVEGLSELVGEAHVHQSGAGRGGSV, from the coding sequence ATGGACGGGTCCGCGCCACTAAACGGCGAGTCACTAAAAACCGAGTCACTAAAAACCGGGCCACAAATCACCGGGCCACTTAGCACCGGACCGCCCAGTGCGGACGTCCCCAACAGGGAGTCCGGGAACGCGGCGGCCCGGGACGCCGGCGGGGAGGCCTCGGCGCTGGAAGCGGTAGAGAAGCACCATGACAGCATGCTCAAGCGGCTCGACGCCCTGGTCTCGGTGCTTACTCACGCAGTCAAGGCGGGGAACGCGGTGGCCGAGCACGACGCCCATGGGGTGTTGCTGGAATGGTGCGAAACTGAACTGCTCCCGCATGCGCTCGCCGAAGAAGGGCCCCTCTACGGTGGTGTGGGGCGCGGGCCGGAGGGACGTCTGCTGGTGGCGGCCCTGCTGGCGGAGCATCAGGCCTTCGTGGGACTGATCGAGGAGTTGCGCGGCGCCAATGGGGTCGATGCCGCGGTGACTGCCGGTGCCATCCGGAACATCTTCGCCGGGCACCTGGACAAGGAGAACCGGCTCCTGCTGCCGCTTATCGTCGCGTCGCCCGGCTTGTCCCTGGCGCAGGCCGTGGAAGGCCTGTCCGAACTCGTCGGGGAAGCCCATGTACATCAATCTGGCGCCGGACGCGGGGGCAGCGTCTAG
- a CDS encoding TraR/DksA family transcriptional regulator, with product MVDVERFRLLLDEERLRKLALLPALRRDITSVNAARQDSNVDDEHDPEGATIAFELSQAAALLEQSTAGLAHIDAALARIDAGRYGICEVCGEEIGEGRLEARPWTPYCIRHTTGRA from the coding sequence ATGGTCGACGTCGAACGGTTCCGGCTACTCCTTGACGAGGAGCGCCTCCGGAAACTAGCCCTCCTCCCCGCGCTCCGCCGGGACATCACTTCTGTCAATGCCGCCAGGCAGGATTCCAACGTGGACGATGAGCACGATCCGGAGGGGGCAACGATAGCGTTCGAACTCTCGCAGGCCGCCGCCCTGCTGGAGCAGAGCACGGCGGGGCTGGCCCACATCGACGCGGCCCTGGCGCGCATTGATGCCGGCCGCTACGGCATCTGCGAAGTCTGCGGCGAAGAGATCGGCGAGGGACGCCTGGAGGCGAGGCCCTGGACGCCGTACTGCATCCGACACACCACGGGCAGGGCATGA
- a CDS encoding glutathione S-transferase family protein, whose protein sequence is MSQTSTSKNPASAGHGAANADDQGFSTLGAYVTGGAEFTRDTNYIEDRITKDGTPGNNGEPGWPVEPGRYRLIAARACPWANRTVIVRRLLGLEDVISLGQPGPTHDARSWTFDLDPDGKDPVLGMERIQDAYFRRFPDYPRGITVPALVDVPTGQVVTNNFPQITLDFSTEWTAYHRPGAPDLYPEHLRGEIDAVNKRVFTEVNNGVYRCGFAGSQEAYDAAYDRLWTALDWLEDRLGGQRYLVGDTITEADVRLFTTLARFDAVYHGHFKCNRQKLSEMPVLWAYARDLFQTPGFGDTTDFLQIKQHYYIVHEDINPTGIVPKGPGLGNWLTDHGREALGGRPFGDGTPPGPVRAGEEVAPGHGAA, encoded by the coding sequence ATGAGCCAGACATCCACGAGCAAGAACCCCGCCAGCGCAGGCCACGGCGCCGCCAACGCCGATGACCAGGGGTTCAGCACCCTCGGTGCCTACGTCACGGGCGGAGCCGAATTCACCAGGGACACGAACTACATCGAGGACCGGATCACAAAGGACGGAACGCCGGGCAACAACGGAGAGCCCGGCTGGCCGGTGGAACCGGGGCGGTACCGGCTGATCGCAGCCCGCGCCTGCCCCTGGGCAAACCGGACGGTGATTGTGCGCCGGCTGCTGGGCCTGGAGGACGTCATCTCGCTCGGGCAGCCCGGCCCCACGCATGACGCGCGCTCCTGGACCTTTGACCTGGATCCCGACGGCAAGGATCCGGTCCTCGGCATGGAGCGGATCCAGGACGCCTACTTCCGCCGGTTCCCGGACTATCCGCGCGGTATTACCGTCCCGGCCCTGGTCGATGTGCCAACCGGTCAGGTGGTCACCAATAACTTCCCGCAGATCACCCTGGACTTTTCCACCGAGTGGACCGCCTACCACCGTCCCGGCGCCCCGGACCTCTACCCAGAGCATCTGCGGGGCGAAATCGACGCGGTCAACAAGCGGGTCTTCACCGAAGTCAACAACGGCGTGTACCGGTGCGGCTTTGCCGGCTCGCAGGAAGCATATGACGCAGCCTACGACCGGCTCTGGACCGCCCTGGACTGGCTCGAGGACCGGCTCGGCGGACAACGCTACCTCGTGGGCGACACCATCACCGAGGCCGACGTCCGGCTCTTCACCACCCTGGCCCGCTTCGACGCCGTCTATCACGGCCACTTCAAGTGCAACCGGCAAAAGCTCAGCGAAATGCCGGTGCTCTGGGCCTACGCCAGGGATCTGTTCCAAACGCCGGGGTTCGGTGACACCACGGACTTCCTGCAGATCAAGCAGCACTATTACATCGTCCACGAGGACATCAACCCCACCGGGATTGTCCCGAAGGGTCCGGGGCTGGGCAACTGGCTCACCGACCATGGCCGCGAAGCGCTCGGCGGCCGGCCCTTCGGCGACGGAACCCCGCCCGGACCGGTGCGGGCGGGCGAAGAGGTAGCCCCCGGGCACGGGGCGGCCTAA
- a CDS encoding 3-oxoacyl-ACP reductase, producing MTDTYTQLVSRGLGRDIARKLGLPQPVQLRRHQPGQPLVVGPVLVQGTGAGADELASTLLSWNLDVRRHAVPKEKLGAVLLVLDELGSPEDLAKPVLTAAPSLRDLAPNARVITISRAAGDATEPAVAAARQGVDGLLRSLAKELRAGATGNGILLAHGARTTSPSTLGALQFFLSGRSAFVDGQFLTVTSDAGQLPDDVEAPLAGKVAVVTGAARGIGAAIARTLRRDGATVVVVDIPAAGDHLATVANEVHGTALQLDISRPDAGQRIIDHAVQRHGRLDIVVHNAGITRDKLLVNMDPDRWNSVIAVNIAAQLRINAALLASPHFRSSPRIVSVASTSGIAGNRGQTNYAASKGGVMGMVRATAPLLTPRGGSINAVAPGFIETEMTARIPFATRELARRLNSLQQGGQPGDVAEAIAFLASDAAGGISGQVLRVCGQNLVGA from the coding sequence ATGACCGACACATACACCCAGCTGGTAAGCCGGGGTCTCGGCAGGGACATCGCGCGGAAACTGGGCCTGCCGCAGCCGGTGCAGCTGCGGCGCCACCAGCCTGGCCAGCCGCTCGTTGTTGGTCCGGTGCTGGTCCAGGGGACCGGCGCCGGCGCCGATGAGCTGGCGTCCACGCTCCTCTCGTGGAACCTGGACGTCCGGCGTCATGCGGTGCCGAAAGAAAAGCTGGGTGCCGTTCTCCTGGTCCTGGACGAGCTGGGCAGCCCCGAGGATCTGGCGAAGCCGGTGCTCACGGCCGCGCCCTCGCTGCGGGATCTGGCACCGAACGCCCGGGTCATCACCATCTCCCGCGCCGCGGGGGACGCCACCGAGCCGGCCGTGGCCGCGGCCCGGCAGGGCGTCGACGGTCTGCTGCGTTCGCTGGCCAAGGAACTGCGCGCCGGCGCCACCGGGAACGGGATCCTGCTCGCGCACGGTGCCCGCACCACGAGTCCGAGTACCCTCGGGGCCCTGCAGTTCTTCCTCTCCGGCCGGTCCGCGTTCGTTGACGGGCAGTTCCTGACCGTCACCTCGGATGCCGGGCAGCTGCCGGACGACGTCGAGGCGCCGCTGGCGGGCAAGGTCGCCGTCGTGACGGGTGCCGCCCGCGGTATCGGCGCCGCAATTGCGCGCACGCTGCGACGCGACGGAGCCACAGTCGTCGTCGTCGACATCCCCGCCGCCGGGGACCACCTCGCCACGGTGGCCAACGAAGTGCACGGCACCGCCCTGCAGCTGGATATCAGCCGCCCGGACGCCGGGCAGCGGATCATCGACCATGCCGTGCAACGTCATGGCCGGCTGGACATTGTGGTGCACAATGCCGGGATCACGCGGGACAAATTGCTCGTCAACATGGATCCGGACCGCTGGAACTCCGTCATCGCCGTCAACATCGCCGCGCAGCTGCGCATCAACGCTGCGCTGCTGGCATCCCCGCATTTCCGGAGCTCACCGCGGATCGTGTCCGTGGCCTCCACCAGCGGGATCGCCGGAAACCGGGGGCAGACCAACTACGCCGCCTCCAAAGGCGGGGTCATGGGCATGGTCCGCGCCACCGCCCCGCTACTCACCCCGCGCGGCGGCTCGATCAATGCGGTGGCCCCTGGTTTCATCGAGACCGAGATGACCGCCCGGATCCCGTTCGCCACCCGCGAGCTGGCGCGCCGGCTGAACTCCCTGCAACAGGGTGGGCAGCCCGGTGACGTTGCCGAGGCGATCGCGTTCCTGGCCAGTGACGCGGCCGGCGGGATCTCCGGCCAGGTGCTGCGGGTCTGCGGCCAGAACCTGGTCGGAGCATGA
- a CDS encoding acetyl-CoA C-acetyltransferase, producing the protein MSVEGQSAPGPTDSTPSAAPAARPQLRKAVVVGGNRIPFARSGGAYTKSSNQDMLTAALDGLIARFGLQDERIGEVAAGAVLKHSRDFNLTREAVLGSPLSAETPAYDLQQACATGLEAVLGLANKIKLGQIDSAIAGGVDSASDAPIAVSEGLREVLLDLNRAKTLPQRLQILSRLRPKDLAPDAPNTGEPRTGLSMGEHQALTTAQWKITREAQDELAYNSHRNLAAAYDAGFFDDLLTPYRGLSRDSNLRADTSIEKLATLKPVFGKNLGAAATMTAGNSTPLTDGAATVLLASEDWADAHDLPKLAAVVDGEAAAVDFVHGKDGLLMAPAFAVPRLLARNGLTLDDIDFFEIHEAFAGTVLSTLAAWEDEEFGRTRLGLDGAFGKIDQSRLNVNGSSLAAGHPFAATGGRIVASLAKMLHARGQVDGRPARGLISVCAAGGQGVVAILEAL; encoded by the coding sequence ATGTCCGTCGAAGGACAGTCCGCACCCGGACCCACGGATTCGACCCCTTCCGCCGCTCCGGCCGCCAGGCCGCAACTCCGCAAAGCGGTGGTGGTGGGCGGCAACCGTATTCCCTTCGCCCGGAGCGGCGGCGCCTACACCAAGTCCTCTAACCAGGACATGCTCACTGCAGCCCTGGACGGCCTGATCGCCCGGTTCGGCCTGCAGGACGAACGAATCGGCGAAGTGGCCGCCGGTGCGGTCCTCAAGCACTCCCGCGACTTCAACCTGACCCGGGAGGCCGTGCTGGGCTCGCCGCTGTCTGCCGAGACCCCCGCGTATGACCTGCAGCAGGCCTGCGCCACCGGGCTGGAGGCGGTCCTTGGCCTCGCCAACAAGATCAAGCTCGGCCAGATCGACTCGGCCATTGCCGGCGGCGTCGACTCCGCCTCGGACGCCCCCATCGCCGTCAGCGAGGGACTGCGCGAGGTGCTGCTGGACCTGAACCGGGCCAAGACGCTGCCCCAGCGGCTCCAGATCCTCAGCCGGCTCCGGCCCAAGGACCTTGCCCCCGATGCGCCGAACACGGGGGAGCCGCGCACCGGCCTGTCGATGGGCGAACACCAGGCACTGACCACCGCCCAGTGGAAGATCACCCGGGAAGCGCAGGACGAACTGGCCTACAACAGCCACCGCAACCTCGCCGCCGCCTACGACGCCGGATTCTTCGACGACCTGCTCACCCCCTACCGCGGTCTCAGCAGGGACTCCAACCTGCGCGCGGACACCAGCATCGAGAAGCTGGCCACACTCAAGCCGGTCTTCGGCAAGAACCTGGGCGCCGCGGCGACCATGACCGCCGGAAACTCCACCCCGCTTACCGACGGCGCCGCCACCGTCCTGCTCGCCTCGGAGGACTGGGCCGACGCCCACGATCTGCCGAAGCTGGCCGCTGTGGTCGACGGTGAAGCCGCGGCCGTGGACTTCGTGCATGGCAAGGACGGACTCCTGATGGCGCCCGCCTTCGCGGTGCCGCGGCTGCTCGCCCGCAACGGGCTCACCCTCGACGACATCGACTTCTTTGAGATCCACGAGGCGTTCGCCGGAACTGTGCTGAGCACCCTGGCGGCCTGGGAAGACGAGGAGTTCGGCCGCACCCGGCTCGGCCTCGACGGGGCCTTCGGCAAGATCGACCAGTCCAGGCTCAACGTGAACGGCTCCTCGCTCGCCGCCGGCCACCCCTTCGCCGCCACCGGCGGACGCATCGTGGCCTCGCTGGCAAAAATGCTGCACGCCAGGGGCCAGGTGGACGGGCGCCCTGCCCGCGGACTGATCTCAGTCTGCGCCGCCGGCGGCCAGGGTGTCGTCGCGATTCTTGAAGCACTCTAG
- a CDS encoding MaoC family dehydratase yields MTGSQPVILGEMPSLSKLYLNAAATAARRRVLGTHTGTALPGGSHEVRGVLAGVENLTAYQHLIGETASDILPAGFLHALAFPLAMSVMNRDDFPLPLLGMIHLGNRVVQSAPVRFTEAVDIRAWAENLRGHRSGTQLDLVAEVRGAGDGALRWRGVSTYLAKGVFLPGIDKASVPSVAADFRTPDPTALWQLGVDTGRAYAAVSGDFNPIHLSVLSAKALGMRRSIAHGMYLASRALADVGAAKGEAFRWDVAFEAPVFLPARVALDISTVQDGDGGWQRSDYVAWNPRSGRRHFSGSVTAL; encoded by the coding sequence ATGACCGGTTCGCAGCCCGTCATCCTGGGTGAAATGCCGTCCCTGTCAAAGCTGTATCTGAACGCGGCAGCCACCGCGGCCCGGCGCCGGGTGCTTGGTACGCACACGGGCACCGCACTTCCGGGCGGAAGCCATGAGGTCCGAGGCGTGCTGGCCGGGGTCGAGAACCTCACGGCCTACCAGCACCTGATCGGCGAGACCGCCAGCGACATCCTGCCCGCCGGCTTTCTCCATGCACTGGCATTCCCGCTGGCCATGAGCGTGATGAACCGCGACGACTTCCCGCTGCCCCTGCTCGGCATGATCCACCTGGGCAACCGGGTGGTGCAGTCCGCGCCGGTGCGCTTCACCGAAGCCGTGGACATCCGGGCTTGGGCGGAGAACCTGCGGGGCCACCGCTCCGGGACCCAGTTGGACCTCGTGGCCGAGGTGCGCGGCGCAGGCGATGGCGCCCTCCGCTGGCGTGGCGTGTCCACCTACCTTGCCAAGGGCGTGTTCCTGCCCGGCATCGACAAGGCGTCCGTGCCGTCGGTGGCCGCAGACTTCCGGACACCGGACCCGACGGCACTCTGGCAGCTCGGCGTGGACACGGGACGCGCCTACGCCGCGGTGTCCGGCGACTTCAACCCGATCCACTTGAGTGTGCTTTCGGCCAAAGCGCTAGGCATGCGCCGGTCCATCGCGCACGGAATGTACCTCGCGTCGAGGGCGCTGGCCGATGTGGGCGCCGCCAAGGGGGAGGCCTTCCGCTGGGACGTGGCGTTCGAGGCTCCCGTCTTCCTGCCCGCCCGGGTGGCCCTGGACATCAGCACGGTCCAGGACGGCGACGGCGGCTGGCAGCGCTCGGACTATGTCGCCTGGAACCCGCGGTCCGGTCGCAGGCACTTCAGCGGTTCGGTGACGGCGCTTTAG